In the genome of Lathyrus oleraceus cultivar Zhongwan6 chromosome 4, CAAS_Psat_ZW6_1.0, whole genome shotgun sequence, the window ATAGGGCATGGTTTTCTTGACACTTTCAGTGTCAGTACTAAGACACAAGACACTTTTCTTCTTTGCACTTTATGTGCTTTCCATTGGTGAAGGAGGTCATAAGCCATGTGTTCAGACGTTCGCCGCCGATCAATTCGACGACGATACGCCGGAAGAGAAGGATGCGAAGAGTTCATTTTTCAATTGGTGGTATTTGGGCATTGTCGCCGGTTCAACTGCCGCTGTGTTTATACCTGTTTATCTTCAGGTAAAATAATCTAATTTTTATAAGTATATTTATCTTTAAGTTTTTGTTATTGTTGTAAATTAATATGTAGTAAATTTAGGTTGAGAAATTTGATTTCTTTAAAATGAGGTATTATTTTAgaaatattaaattaaaatttttaaacAATGTTTGACTAACTATTTATAAAGTCAAACCTATTATATCAAAAAATTTCTCCAATGGattataaatataaatattaattAGAAACTGTCCAACATATttataaatttaaataaaatattatagTGAATCTTTGTAAGGAATATAAGATttatgaattaaaaataaataatattatattTTGCTTTGAACACTTATCAATAAATATGATAAATGTCTATAATTTATTTACATTTAATTATTGTAACTAAATTTATTAAATAACTAATatatttagatttttttttcaaaactaGTATGGCCTTGAGAATCAATTCCACTTTTCATTACCGATATAAGTGTTTGATACACATTTTTTCAGAGGTATCAGAGTTACATAACTAACGGGAGGTCCTAGAGAAAAACCTGTAGATTAACGGTTTTGAATTgaatattataataaaaattgaTTCATGTAACCGTCTTATTTTATGAGATAAAGTTTGATTTTACGTTATTATTCAGTGAATGGATTTTGATACTTAACCATAAATATATTTGAATAAAACAGGACAATGTTGGGTGGGGAGTGGGGTTAGGAGTATTGGCAGGAGTGTTGGCAATGGCATTGGCAATCTTCTTATTGGGAATCAAAAGGTACAGAAAAGAAGGCCCTACGGGTAGCCCATTCACAAGACTGGCCCAAGTTTTTGTTGCCGCATCTCGCAAGTGGCGCGTGCAAGACACCATTGGTACTAACAATTTTTGTTATAGTCAAGAAGACAAACATgaacctcatcatcatcatcctcttcaACCTAAATATCACACTTTGCTTCATACTCGTCAATATAGGTGGGTACCACTCTTTATTCATTTCTTATATACTCATTCCATTTTTGTGCCAATTACAATAATTCTCTTAATTTTAGTTTTGTACACAAAATACTTTCTCTTTAAACTACAAGTTGAACTAGTTGGTTGATTTTTCTAGAGGAGAATTAACTTTCTTTTTGGTAAAATTTAACTTACTTTACGAAAAAGAAATGTTGAGTATTGGTAGTCTAATACTCTCTCCAACACAAATTACCAATTTCATAAGATTCTAATAGAAGGAGTGTTGGGGTGGGGAGAAAGGTTTTAAATAACGTGCATGACGATTGTGTCGCGGTCTTCAGAAAGGTTGTTGCAATTTTGGTCGATGCAAGTGTTGTAACACTGATTGCAATTGTCACAatgtaaattaaatataatttattaaaTACAGCGAATTACAGTACTGATCAACATCTTTCGATAGAGTTTTGTTAGATACGATTTCGAGTTATCCCACTTTGGTTGAGAGTATTAGAGAAAGCATTTCTGACCCTTTTCAAATTTGTTTCATGATAATTGTAACATAATTGAATTTTGAGTATAATTGTCCTGCAGTAAAAGTTTTTACATATTACATCACAATTATTATCGATATAATTTTAGTTGACCAAAAGCTTATATGAATTAAATCTTGGAGTTTTGTTTAGGGTAGGAGATTGTCAACATAGTCTTGACAAAATAACCTCTTCTCTTTcatttttttctctttctctctcctAACTCTCTATCTCTTTTAATCTCATTATCACtcaatattaaaaaaaaataataattgagagagaatgaaAATAAGAGAGTGATAGAGAATAATGAGAGAAAATGTgtaaaaaataaaagagaatatCCAAAATGCTGTGCAGAGAAATCTGACCGTAGAGATGCGGATTTGAATCTCCGACATTCTACTCATTTATTTTTATAAAGGTAAATTTTGCTATTAGATAAAATCAAACGGCTGAGAATGAACTAAAGTGATCTACAACACTTTTAAAGGATCCAACAAGTTTAATATAAATAATTGCATTTGGAGAATTTTTTTGTCAACTTGTTATACATAGAAAAGTCATGAGTTAATGAATTTGTTATGGCCATGTGGGGTTAGATCTTGGTTGGAAATTGGAATTGATACCAACAATTTTTTGTGGCTTTGGATTTTCTGTTTCCTTTGTGTTTGTTGAATCAAAGTATATAATTTTCTAATTTTCATAACCATACTAAAATAATATTCTTGTGACAATGAAATATATGATTAATTTGCAACAGAATTTTGGACAAAGCAGCAATAATTGATGAAGTTGATGCATCAAGCAAAACAAGAAATCCATGGAGACTATGTTCAGTGACTCAAGTCGAGGAAGTGAAGCTCGTCCTCCGCCTAATCCCGATATGGCTAAGCTGTTTAATGTTCACCGTCGTCCAAGCTCAAGGACACACATATTTCATCAAACAAGGCGGAACATTGGTCCATACCATAGGATCGAATTTCCAGTTTCCACCCGCGTCACTTCAAGGCCTAGTCGGAGTCACGATCCTCTTCGCCGTCCCTATATACGACCGAGTTTTCGTACCGCTCGCTAGAAAGTTCACAGGACACACTAATGGGATAACCGTGTTGCAGAGAATAGGAGTCGGTTTATTTTTGTCTATACTCACAATGTCCGTGTCAGCTCTCGTGGAAACGAAAAGGGTTACCATTGCTAAAAGCCATGGTCTAATAGACAACCCGAGCGCAATACTACCGATGCATATTTGGTGGTTACTTCCTCAATACATGATCACCGGTGTTTCTGACGCGTTTACTATCGTCGGATTACAAGAATTATTCTACGATCAAATGCCAGAAGGACTCAGAAGTTTGGGAGCCGCGGCGTATATAAGTATAGTAGGAGTTGGAAGCTTCGTTAGTAACATAGTTATAGTCATTATTGAAGCAATAAGTTCAAAAGCTGGTGAGAAATGGTTGGGAGATAACATCAATAGGGCACACCTTGATGATTATTATTGGGTTATGGCTGCATTAAGTGCTTTGAATTTAGGTGTTTATTTGTGGATTGCAAAGAGTTATGAGTATAAAAAGgtagatgaagatgaaagaaatAATCTTCAAGAGGGTCCAAGCTTCAATACATATCGTTCTGGAGTGTAACACAAGGCAAGAAAAAGCTTCAACCATATCTAATGCCACTGCAATTTCCACATGAGTATATAGTTCTTGATGTGTTATAGTATCAATAAGTTTTTAAGCTAGTTGCATCTTCTTTTCAATTCAACTTGATTGTTACTTTATTTTTCCTAATAAATTAGAGTAAATATTCATAGTCTTCGGTAATATAGACAAAATGATGATAATCACTGGAATACATAATTGTGAGTATCTCTAATTATCAGAGTTCAAATCCTGGTGATGACGTCCAACCTAGCAATATCGATTTCTGTCGGTTGATCTATGAATTGTGGAcaagaaaaaaatatataatatttagTCCTTCAAAATCAAGTGTGATATATAAAAGGACTAATTTGATCCAAATTATAGATTCTCGAGAAGAAAATTGATAATAACAAAGCAACAACGTATCAGAATCTCTGCAAATCGAATACTAAAAGGCAACAAAAGAGTAGCTTGCTCCATGCTGCAAGTTCAACATCATGACAAGAGCCAATATTCATTTGTTGGAACTGTCACTGTCCAAAGGAATGAAATATCATTATTTCATATAGAATATCAAGCCTTTGTTCCATTGCAAAACTTGCAGCACAATATTATCATAAAGTTAGTAACATTTCTAGAACAATAACTTTACTGCCATACAAGAATTATAGTCTACAAAATTATGCAGCCAATGTATAGAATTGAAAGGACAGTTAGAGCAAAAAAAAGTCTTAGGATTTTAAATTACGGACCGCATCACCTGATATGATTCCGATATGTATTTAACAAACACAATATCTAAACATTTTCGATAGCCAAAAAACGCGACAACAATTTAATAGCATGGTCTCTTCATCAGCAATTAATCAGAATATTGGGAATCCTTATTCTGCATTTGATCTTCCATCCTAACAAGGCTACTACTATGCATGGATCAACGTTGAAAAGACATAACAGCAGTAGATACTTTATGTCTACCACTTGCAGCAACTCTACCATAATTGGGCTAAGGGAAGAATTTGATCCATCTAGTCAATGTCATAGTTCTTTTCTGTATTTTGTGAGATTATAATTATAATAGAATAAGTACACCAATGTAACTTTATCATCTGGAGCCAGCAATGTCATTCAATGCCATTGTTCTCTTATATGTGTCTCATCCATTAATACCCTTAATCTGCCTTGAATATGTTTTCTAAGCAAATAAAGTCCCTTTACTTTGTTGCCTCATGTTTGGTGTCAGATCAGCTTGGTCGGATTGGCTCCTTCCCTAAGGGTTAAGCTGACCTAAAATTGTGGTAGCTCGCCCTCATCACCTCGGTGCGAGCTCTTCCGACCTTGCTAGAAGTTGCATAGAGCCAGGCTTAATCTTAGGTTGTGCTCTTCATCATATTGATGAGGTCCCCAATTTGTTAGTATGTCTAAACTAGACTAATGGTATGAGTCGAGTAGGGACGAAATGCTTTATTAAAACTAGTTAAGAGGTCAGACATTTATGCGGTCCCCCAAATATGAGTCATGTAGAATCGAAATGTTTTATTGAGACCTGTTAATAAATTGGACATTTACATTGTTCCCCATATATGAGTCGTGTGGGGGAGAAATGCTTTAATGAGACCCGACATTCTTCTCTAACGGGTTTTTGTAACTTGGTGGATTTGACGAACTATGATCACGATAAGCCATTTTCCTTTGGTTATCCAAATTTAGTTTATGGCTTTTCCACTTTAAATTAGCTATAATGATTATCAAATGCTTTGGTAATCGTAGAATCATAATGGGCTACTCTCATCCTCTGTATTCCAAGGAGAATAAGTGGCTGTTTGTTTGGCTTTTAAAAAACTGTTTTTtcttttcaaatattttaaaactaaaaaatttgtttggtttgtgttttaaaaaatagtttttcaaaactgttttaagttttgttatttctaaatttaaaaaatcaaaacaattaaagtgtgttttatttttcattttttaatattttattcatttctaaATCATAAAAAACACGAAAAAATAATAGTACTCATTAATGGCATTTATgtaaataattaatttaatttttatgtCTAAGTAAAGATATTGATTTTTTATTAGAAATACCTCTTCTAACTTTCATTTATTATATTTCATATATAATTAACTTACAATGAATTCTAACATTTCAACTTTTCTTCTATATATTACTTGtataattaaattatataataatataatatagTACTAATTTTAAATTAATAACTACAATAACATTTAAAATTTTGGTTTATTTTCTAAAAATTTCAATTACACCATTGTagtattttcttttattttaataattattacTCCATTTATATAATTATAAAGCACCATTTTAATAACTAAACACTTTTAAATTACaatatatatttattaaaattttaaaatatataaacTCAATTCTGACAATATGTCTcgtgtgtgtgtatatatatatatatatatatatatatatatatatatatatatatatatatatatatatatatatatatatatatatatatatatatatatatatatatatatatatatatatatatatatatatatatatatatatatatatatatatgaaatttcttattttcttttttctaaactagatttgaaaacataaaccatcaaacaattttttttattttctcatttttaaaacaattttagAAATTTGAGTGCCAAACATTTTTTTTTCAACTCTCtttttaaaaactgttttttaaaataaatttataaaacaaattttaaaaactaaaaatcAGAAGTTATTCAAACAGGCCCTAAGTTTTAATGCTGCCGTTTTTTTGTCCGTCACTTCTGTTTTTAAATAGACTCGTGATATCACTTCATTTCCCATTCCACCATTTCATCACTTCTATATTGTTTTGCTTTGCACTTTCTGCGATTTTCATCTTGCCATATCTTACAATTTCTTCGCCAATTTCTAACCTTATGCAACGTCTTATTCTTTTTGTGATATTTTTTATTGTCTCTTCTTTCTACTCATGATTTTTAGTTGGTTGTGTAACTCATTTGAGAGGGTCATTGAACCTTAAAATTATTATGAGAGATCCTCGTTATGGACTTAATGTTTGAGGAGATCGAGATTTTTGATAGTTAAAGATGGTTTATCTAGTGAAAGTTCCGAGACCAAATCTCCTAGTGATAGCGACGTTGACTCATTGTCTTCTTCCTCAGGTACATATAGATTTTTCATGGCGCTCTCCACTTCCAACCATTGCTTCTTTTTTAAATATGTCATGAATATTGACTCTATATGGCTTGAACGTGATTAGGTACAGGCCTATCGAGGTTTAGAATTGTCTAATACTCGAAAAGAGGTCGACGTGATATTGGGCCATGTATGTTAGGTTAAAAGGTTTGCATGCACCAACCTCGGGAGGTGGAAGACGAGTATTTATATTTCTCTAATGGGATTTTTTTTAGGATTGACATTTTCTTTACCATCTTTCAGGCTAATATCCTAAGGATCATCAATGTTGCCTCTTCCCAAGTATAAGCATTGGAAAGATAAATTTGTTTTGATTAAGGAAAGTATTCATTTCTCAGAGTTCATGTACAAAGAGGACTATACGTGTGTGTTTCCTTTATATTGAACGAGCGCGCCCATTGCTGTCATTGGTTATGACACAAATAAACTCAGTGAGACGTAAAAATAAGTCGTTAATATCTTGGAACAAATTTGTATTATGGGGGTGAAATATCTGCTAAGATATAAGAGAGATCTTCCAGAGTTGTTGGTGTTTTTGGGTAGGTGTCTTCTTGATATATCTACCATATTTATAAATCTAagtttattttgattaattatttttattttgtggAGAGGATGACTCTCCTTTTAATGATGGAGAGAAAAGCAATGATGTAGAAAGTGAAAGCTCGTAGGGGTGAAAAGGATCCCAACCATCAAAGTGATCTGCCGAGATTCCAAACTCAGGAAACTAAGAAAATAAAGAATGCTTCATAGGGGAAAGATATTAAGGTTTTTCTTGTGAGCACTTTTCGACCACCCCTACAACTGAAAGTGGGAAGTCGCTTCCTACCAATAGAAGATGGACGGATCCTAGTAAGGGACCTATTGACTTAGATGAAAGAAATAATCTTCAAGAGGGTCCAAGCTTCAATACATATCGTTCTGGAGTGTAACACAAGGCAAGAAAAAGCTTCAACCATATCTAATGCCACTGCAATTTCCACATGAGTATATAGTTCTTGATGTGTTCTAGTATCAATAAGTTTTTAAGCTAGTTGCATCTTCTTTTCAATTCAACTTGATTCTTACTTTATTTTTCCTAATAAATTAGAGTAAATATTCATAGTCTTCGGTAATATAGTCAAAATGATGATAATCACTAAAATACATAACCGTGAGTATCTCTAATTATCAGAGTTCAAATCCTGGTGATGACGCCCAACCTAGTAATTTCGATTTCTGTCGGTTGATCTATGAATTGTGGAcaagaaaaaaatatataatattgGTCCTTCAAAATCAAGTGTGATATATAAAAGGACTAATTTGATCCAAATTATAGATTCTCGAGAATAAAATTGATAATAACAAAGCAACAACGTAACATAATCTCTGCAAATCGAATACTGAAAGGCAACAAAAGAGTAGCTTGCTCCATGCTGCAAGTTCAACATCGTGACAAGAGCCAATATTCATTTGTTGGAACTGTCACTGTCCAAAGGAATGAAATATGACTATTTCATATAGAATATCAAGCTTTTGTTCCATTGCAAAACTTGCAGCACAATATTATCATAAAGTCAGTAGCTTTTCTTGAACAATCTCAAAACTTTACTGCCATACAAGAATTATAGTCTACAAAATTGTGCAGCCAATGTATAGAATTGAAAGGACAGTTAGAACAAAAAAGTCTTTTAGGATTTTAAATTACGGACCGCATCACGTGATATGGTTCCAATATGTATTTAACAGGCGTGAATTTGACGAACTATGGTCGCGATAAGCCATTTTCCTTCGGTTACCCAAATTTAGTTTATGGCTTTTCCACTTAAAATTAGTTATAATGATTATCAAATGCTTTGGTAATCGTAGAATCATAATGGGCTACTCTCATCCTCTGTATTCGAAGGAGTATAAGTTTTAATGCTGCCTTTTTTTTTCCGTCACTTTCGTTTTTAAATAGACTAGTGATATCACTTCATTTCCCATTCCACCATTTCATCAATTCTATATTCGTTTTGCTTTTCACTTTCTGCGATTTTCATCTTGCCATATCTTGCAATTTCTTCGCTAATTTCTAACCTTATGCAACGTCTTATTctttttgtgattttttttattGTCTCTTCTTTCTACTCATGATTTTTAGTTGGTTGTGTGACTCATTTGAGAGGGtcagtgacgattcctagcaacgactGTAATACCTGACTTCTAAAGATGATAATCCCTAGCAACTGTTTGGGGAAAACTTAAGTTCAatgacgattcctagcaacgactggaATACCTGACTTTTGTTGGGAATATTTAGGTTCAatgatgattcttagcaacgacTGGAATACCCGACTTCTAAAGATGATAATCCCTAGCAACTGTTGGGGAAATTTAAGTTTAGTGAAGATTCTTAGCAATGGCTGGAAATATCTGACTTTGATGGGGAAATTTATAAGAAACTACTTTTGAGTAAGATTTGATTACGACTTATGTTAAGCGCGCATACCCTAGTTTACAAACTATACTTATGATGCAAGGTTACGTATGCAAAATGCCAATGTATGTTCGGGCTGCTAGGGATATGCAAATGTATGGTTTATGGATTTTGTCAAGTATGGTTGGGCTTTTATGGTAAGGATTTATTGGGAGTGCCAATAATGATTGGGCTTTGGAGGGGTGCCAAACAAGGTTGGGTTTTGAGTTTGCTTGGGGAGAGTGGACTGACTTTCCGACATCTTGATTTGGATCTGCTGACGTTTAGGCCGCGTCTGGTTCCTTCATTGTTGGCTACTGATCATCTTGACAA includes:
- the LOC127075702 gene encoding protein NRT1/ PTR FAMILY 5.4, producing the protein MISHSNSPYQNPQPNQIMADSPSKSKTNSLIHHTTTKKGGWNAAIFIIFVEFAERFAYQGLASNLINYLTKFLNEPTTTAVKNVNTWVGVSSLFPLLGGFVADSYLGRFNTILLSSLIYLVGMVFLTLSVSVLRHKTLFFFALYVLSIGEGGHKPCVQTFAADQFDDDTPEEKDAKSSFFNWWYLGIVAGSTAAVFIPVYLQDNVGWGVGLGVLAGVLAMALAIFLLGIKRYRKEGPTGSPFTRLAQVFVAASRKWRVQDTIGTNNFCYSQEDKHEPHHHHPLQPKYHTLLHTRQYRILDKAAIIDEVDASSKTRNPWRLCSVTQVEEVKLVLRLIPIWLSCLMFTVVQAQGHTYFIKQGGTLVHTIGSNFQFPPASLQGLVGVTILFAVPIYDRVFVPLARKFTGHTNGITVLQRIGVGLFLSILTMSVSALVETKRVTIAKSHGLIDNPSAILPMHIWWLLPQYMITGVSDAFTIVGLQELFYDQMPEGLRSLGAAAYISIVGVGSFVSNIVIVIIEAISSKAGEKWLGDNINRAHLDDYYWVMAALSALNLGVYLWIAKSYEYKKVDEDERNNLQEGPSFNTYRSGV